The following coding sequences are from one Kushneria phosphatilytica window:
- the lpxL gene encoding LpxL/LpxP family Kdo(2)-lipid IV(A) lauroyl/palmitoleoyl acyltransferase: protein MARKRKPYPESFAHPRYWPMWGMIALMRLGAWLPWRMRLGLGRLIGELAWRLARRRRHITETNLRLCFPELSERELARLVRRTFHSNGVGIFETATGWCRDPEHMRHRVTFLGAEHMEAAKARGKGVLIIGIHFSTLDLGGALHSLFFDADVVYRPHDNPLFERFMTRARRRIFGAAIDRHDLRGVVRRIRGGHAVWYSPDQDFGRESSVFAPFFGIDAASITLTARIARMTGAPVMPLVFHRNPDDYTYTLEYLPALENFPSGDDVADAAQVNAFIEQAIRRHPDQYLWLHRRFKTRPKGENGFY from the coding sequence ATGGCCCGTAAACGCAAGCCCTATCCTGAAAGTTTTGCTCATCCGCGCTATTGGCCCATGTGGGGCATGATTGCCTTGATGCGTCTTGGTGCATGGTTGCCCTGGCGAATGCGTCTCGGACTGGGACGGCTGATTGGTGAGCTGGCATGGCGCCTTGCCCGACGCCGGCGCCACATTACCGAGACCAACCTGCGTCTGTGTTTCCCGGAACTGAGTGAGCGCGAGCTTGCCCGGCTGGTACGCCGCACCTTTCACTCCAATGGTGTTGGCATTTTCGAAACCGCGACCGGCTGGTGCCGCGATCCCGAACATATGCGCCATCGGGTGACCTTTCTCGGCGCCGAGCATATGGAAGCGGCAAAAGCCCGTGGCAAGGGCGTGCTGATCATTGGTATCCATTTCTCGACGCTGGATCTGGGTGGTGCGCTGCACTCGCTCTTCTTCGATGCCGATGTGGTCTACCGGCCGCACGATAATCCGCTGTTCGAGCGTTTCATGACGCGTGCCCGGCGACGTATCTTCGGGGCAGCGATCGACCGACATGATCTGCGTGGTGTGGTGCGCCGCATCCGTGGCGGTCATGCGGTGTGGTATTCACCGGACCAGGACTTCGGACGTGAGTCGAGCGTATTCGCGCCATTTTTCGGCATCGACGCCGCCTCGATCACCCTGACGGCCCGTATTGCCCGGATGACCGGTGCGCCGGTAATGCCGTTGGTGTTTCACCGCAATCCCGATGATTACACCTATACCCTGGAGTATCTGCCGGCGCTGGAGAATTTCCCGAGCGGCGATGATGTCGCTGATGCCGCCCAGGTCAATGCCTTCATTGAGCAGGCCATCCGACGTCATCCCGATCAGTATCTCTGGCTGCATCGACGCTTCAAGACCCGACCGAAAGGAGAGAACGGGTTTTATTGA
- the alr gene encoding alanine racemase: MRPLHALIDTQALRHNYRLACQAAPHSRALAVLKANAYGHGALECARALSDLAPAFGVASIEEAQALREGGIEQPIVLLEGFFEADELEWIAAQGVTCVIHSEWQLEALASAQVTQPIAVWLKCDSGMHRLGFVPDEVPDVWKRLGDMTAVGERVLMTHFATADQQESALFGHQLATVERLRQALGQPPVCWANSPATLSHPAAHGDWVRPGIMLYGADPLPRANDLSTELQPVMTLESRLIAVRELGAGEPIGYGSRYVTEQPVRVGVVACGYGDGYDRHAIDGTPVLVEGARTCVVGRVSMDMLIVDITELPEADVGARVTLWGRGPNGAILPVNEVAACCDTISYTLLTGVTARVPRRMLSST; the protein is encoded by the coding sequence ATGCGTCCTCTCCACGCTCTGATTGATACTCAGGCCCTCCGACACAATTATCGTCTGGCCTGCCAGGCGGCGCCCCATAGCCGGGCGCTCGCGGTACTCAAGGCCAATGCCTACGGGCATGGTGCGCTTGAATGCGCCCGCGCCCTGAGTGATCTGGCGCCTGCCTTTGGTGTTGCGTCCATCGAGGAAGCACAGGCCCTGCGCGAAGGCGGTATCGAACAGCCCATCGTTCTGCTGGAAGGGTTCTTCGAGGCCGATGAGCTCGAGTGGATTGCCGCGCAGGGCGTCACCTGCGTGATCCACAGCGAGTGGCAGCTCGAGGCGCTGGCCAGCGCGCAGGTTACCCAGCCGATCGCGGTCTGGCTGAAATGTGATAGCGGGATGCACCGCCTGGGATTTGTGCCCGACGAGGTGCCTGATGTCTGGAAGCGTCTGGGGGACATGACGGCTGTAGGCGAACGCGTGCTGATGACCCATTTCGCGACGGCAGATCAGCAGGAGAGCGCACTGTTTGGCCACCAGCTGGCGACAGTTGAGCGGTTGCGCCAGGCCCTTGGTCAGCCGCCGGTATGCTGGGCCAATTCGCCGGCGACGCTGTCTCATCCCGCCGCGCATGGCGATTGGGTACGCCCGGGTATCATGCTGTATGGTGCCGACCCCTTGCCCCGGGCCAATGACCTGAGTACCGAGCTGCAGCCGGTCATGACCCTTGAAAGCCGGCTGATTGCGGTACGGGAACTGGGGGCCGGTGAACCGATCGGCTACGGCAGCCGTTACGTCACCGAGCAGCCTGTTCGGGTAGGCGTCGTCGCGTGCGGCTATGGCGATGGCTATGATCGCCACGCCATCGATGGTACCCCGGTGCTGGTGGAAGGAGCGCGTACCTGTGTAGTGGGACGGGTCTCGATGGACATGCTGATTGTCGATATTACCGAGCTTCCCGAAGCGGATGTCGGCGCCAGGGTCACGCTCTGGGGGCGTGGCCCGAATGGCGCGATACTTCCCGTCAATGAGGTCGCAGCCTGCTGCGACACCATCAGCTACACGTTGCTGACCGGGGTGACTGCCCGGGTACCGCGCAGGATGCTGTCATCGACCTGA
- a CDS encoding TolC family outer membrane protein: MPKFRVLPLVIAVSVASQAQAADLMTVARDALINNADLAASRAGYSSTREGEAIARGDLLPQVTASGSMTRYNIDSQQSSSATSGLGNGGTGLGGNDNHYSSRSVQVEATQALFDATNWYQLEAAKRETAQEALSLAGDRQQLLYNVAEAYFNVLRAKEQLDTLRAEERAVASELRQARQQFDVGTVAATDVYEAQATYDQTRSERIAQESTLQVNFERLEQLTGQQYASIDGLADNLPIKNPEPASRDAWVDMASTQNLDLKAARAGIEVARSNLDTSRAGHLPTLSAFANYQWGDSTNDQLDNDDDRQTQVGIQASVPIYSGGSTSAQVRQSTYSLEQSQYQAESSLRSAVQNVRSYFASVVNDVLTVQARQRSIQSNRASLEATRSGYEVGTRNIVDVLDAQQNLYSAIYDYADARYNYITDLLSLRQSAGILDVGTIQTLNDWLRDDKAVRLDFLSQYQQEGEGDNTLEGAGNSQSLSDLPGVTQDNGDSNRASRVRQASLPGTSQTP; encoded by the coding sequence ATGCCGAAGTTCAGAGTGCTGCCACTGGTAATCGCCGTTTCCGTGGCCAGTCAGGCGCAAGCGGCGGATCTCATGACCGTTGCTCGTGATGCCCTGATCAACAATGCGGATCTGGCGGCCTCACGGGCGGGCTACAGCAGTACCCGGGAAGGGGAGGCGATCGCCCGTGGTGACCTGCTGCCTCAGGTGACCGCTTCGGGCAGCATGACCCGGTATAACATCGATTCCCAACAGTCGAGCAGTGCCACCAGCGGACTCGGCAATGGCGGGACCGGATTGGGCGGCAACGACAACCACTACAGTTCGCGCAGCGTTCAGGTTGAAGCCACCCAGGCACTGTTCGATGCCACCAACTGGTATCAGCTCGAGGCGGCCAAACGCGAGACGGCTCAGGAGGCCCTGTCGCTGGCCGGTGATCGGCAGCAACTGCTCTACAATGTGGCCGAAGCCTATTTCAATGTACTGCGGGCCAAGGAGCAGCTCGATACCCTCCGTGCCGAAGAGAGAGCCGTGGCCAGTGAACTGCGCCAGGCGCGTCAGCAGTTCGACGTAGGCACGGTCGCGGCCACTGATGTCTACGAAGCCCAGGCCACCTATGATCAGACGCGCTCCGAGCGTATCGCCCAGGAAAGTACCCTGCAGGTCAATTTCGAGCGACTCGAGCAGTTAACGGGCCAGCAGTACGCCAGTATCGATGGTCTGGCCGATAATCTGCCGATCAAAAATCCCGAGCCCGCCTCGCGGGATGCCTGGGTTGATATGGCTTCCACCCAGAACCTGGATCTCAAGGCGGCTCGAGCAGGCATTGAGGTTGCACGTTCCAATCTGGATACCTCTCGGGCAGGTCATCTCCCCACCCTATCGGCCTTTGCCAACTATCAGTGGGGTGACAGTACCAACGATCAGCTGGACAACGACGATGATCGTCAGACCCAGGTGGGGATTCAGGCCAGCGTGCCGATCTACTCCGGCGGCTCGACCAGTGCCCAGGTGCGTCAGAGCACCTACTCGCTCGAGCAGTCGCAGTATCAGGCGGAATCCTCGCTACGCAGCGCCGTTCAGAATGTGCGCTCCTACTTTGCCTCGGTGGTCAACGATGTGTTGACGGTTCAGGCGCGTCAGCGCTCGATTCAGTCCAACCGGGCGTCGCTGGAGGCGACTCGCAGCGGTTATGAAGTGGGCACGCGTAACATCGTTGACGTGCTCGACGCCCAGCAGAATCTCTACTCGGCGATTTATGACTATGCCGATGCCCGCTATAACTACATTACCGATCTGCTGAGTCTGAGACAGTCGGCCGGTATCCTTGATGTGGGCACGATCCAGACGCTCAATGACTGGCTGCGTGATGACAAGGCGGTAAGACTCGACTTCCTGTCGCAATATCAGCAGGAAGGCGAGGGCGACAATACCCTGGAGGGCGCCGGTAACAGCCAGTCGCTATCGGACCTGCCCGGGGTGACTCAGGACAATGGCGATTCGAACCGAGCCTCCCGGGTTCGCCAGGCGTCACTGCCCGGTACTTCGCAAACGCCCTGA
- the rpoS gene encoding RNA polymerase sigma factor RpoS, with the protein MSVVEQELQDVDLEENNESELELNDDKEAVESEEAFEKALNREERQYHQSLDATQIYLNEIGFSPLLTPEEEVHYGRLARQGDPAGRQRMIESNLRLVVKIARRYLNRGLSLLDLIEEGNLGLIRAVEKFDPERGFRFSTYATWWIRQTIERALMNQTRTIRLPIHVVKELNVYLRASRELTQKLDHEATAEEIAEHLDKPVESVKKMMGLNERISSVDYPLGSESDKPLIDTIADENETGPESNLVDFDVRAHVDGWLAELTEKQMEVVIRRFGLRGHEAATLEEVGEEIGLTRERVRQIQVEALKKLRRMLEKQGLSLDAIFEA; encoded by the coding sequence ATGAGCGTAGTGGAACAGGAATTGCAGGACGTCGATCTTGAAGAAAATAACGAGTCTGAACTCGAGCTCAACGACGACAAGGAGGCCGTCGAAAGCGAAGAGGCCTTTGAAAAGGCACTGAATCGCGAAGAGCGCCAATATCATCAAAGCCTTGATGCTACCCAGATCTATCTCAATGAAATCGGCTTTTCACCGCTGCTGACTCCCGAGGAAGAGGTGCACTACGGTCGCCTTGCCCGCCAGGGAGATCCGGCCGGTCGACAGCGCATGATCGAGTCCAACCTGCGCCTGGTGGTCAAGATTGCCCGACGCTACCTCAATCGTGGCCTGTCGCTGCTGGATTTGATCGAGGAGGGCAATCTCGGTCTGATCCGGGCGGTGGAGAAATTCGATCCCGAGCGTGGTTTCCGCTTTTCGACCTACGCAACGTGGTGGATTCGTCAGACGATCGAGCGGGCACTGATGAATCAGACCCGAACCATTCGTTTGCCGATTCACGTGGTCAAGGAGCTCAACGTCTATTTGCGCGCCTCGCGTGAACTGACGCAAAAGCTCGATCACGAAGCGACCGCCGAAGAAATCGCCGAACATCTCGACAAGCCGGTCGAGTCGGTGAAGAAGATGATGGGATTGAATGAACGCATCTCGTCGGTCGACTATCCGCTCGGCAGCGAGAGCGACAAGCCGCTGATCGATACCATCGCCGATGAGAACGAGACCGGCCCCGAGTCGAATCTGGTCGATTTTGATGTCCGGGCCCACGTTGATGGCTGGTTGGCCGAACTGACCGAGAAACAGATGGAAGTGGTGATTCGCCGCTTCGGTCTGCGCGGTCATGAGGCGGCAACTCTGGAAGAAGTGGGCGAAGAGATCGGGTTGACCCGTGAACGGGTTCGCCAGATTCAGGTCGAGGCGCTCAAGAAACTGCGTCGCATGCTCGAGAAGCAGGGCCTTTCTCTGGACGCCATCTTCGAAGCCTGA
- a CDS encoding peptidoglycan DD-metalloendopeptidase family protein — MSEVGNAFERVADVMKRHRALAGAAVLMLAVTGCQSMNGAPDVQEASFNQSSIANGLYRVQRGDTIYSIAWRTGVDYHQLARLNDIQPPYNLTPGQTLRLNSGASVPQDSSPGSSGSSGTRAIALGSGDGSDSTVSNGDDSWLAPDDEAIRNNQAGTSGSTAGSGSAGVNAGVAGAVAGGSGNQQQRPSSAPQQPANRQSTGNAPTSGSQTNDQSSAKDSKSQQNAASADNGGTAVAGKSSSDSGSKQTYTPAKNIDWQWPTDGKVVGTFKDKTDLTPGIDIAGQKGQPVVAAGPGIVVYAGSGVHGYGNLIILKHNDQFLSAYAHNQTLKVKENDVVRAGEVIATMGSSDADRTELHFEIRQDGQPKDPMTFLPNR, encoded by the coding sequence ATGAGTGAAGTGGGCAATGCGTTCGAGCGAGTCGCAGACGTTATGAAACGCCACCGCGCACTGGCAGGCGCTGCAGTACTGATGCTGGCGGTGACCGGCTGTCAGTCGATGAATGGCGCGCCTGATGTCCAGGAGGCGTCCTTCAATCAGTCCTCCATTGCCAATGGGCTCTATCGGGTACAGCGTGGAGACACGATCTATTCGATTGCCTGGCGCACCGGCGTTGATTATCACCAGCTGGCTCGGCTGAATGATATTCAGCCGCCCTACAATCTGACGCCCGGCCAGACCCTGCGACTCAACAGCGGTGCCAGTGTGCCTCAGGACAGCTCACCCGGCAGTAGTGGCAGCTCGGGGACACGTGCCATCGCCCTGGGCAGCGGGGATGGCAGCGACAGTACCGTATCGAATGGCGATGACAGCTGGCTGGCGCCCGATGACGAGGCCATTCGCAACAATCAGGCTGGCACCTCCGGTAGCACCGCAGGATCGGGCAGCGCTGGGGTTAACGCTGGTGTGGCCGGCGCGGTAGCCGGGGGAAGTGGCAATCAACAGCAGCGTCCCAGCAGTGCGCCGCAGCAGCCCGCCAACCGGCAGTCGACCGGGAATGCGCCGACTTCCGGCAGCCAGACGAATGATCAGAGTTCCGCGAAAGATTCGAAGAGTCAGCAGAATGCTGCTTCGGCTGACAATGGCGGTACTGCCGTAGCCGGCAAATCGAGCAGCGATTCCGGCAGCAAACAGACCTATACACCGGCCAAAAACATCGATTGGCAGTGGCCGACGGATGGCAAGGTAGTAGGCACTTTCAAGGACAAGACCGATCTCACTCCGGGCATTGATATTGCCGGTCAAAAGGGGCAACCTGTGGTAGCAGCCGGTCCCGGCATAGTGGTTTATGCGGGCAGCGGCGTGCATGGTTACGGCAACCTCATCATCCTCAAGCATAACGACCAGTTCCTGAGTGCCTACGCACATAACCAGACTCTCAAGGTCAAGGAAAACGACGTGGTCAGAGCCGGGGAAGTGATTGCCACCATGGGCTCCAGCGATGCCGATCGCACCGAGCTGCACTTCGAGATACGCCAGGATGGCCAGCCGAAGGATCCGATGACATTCCTGCCGAACCGCTGA
- a CDS encoding DUF368 domain-containing protein: protein MKRSLSLFFKGMGMGAADAVPGVSGGTIAFVTGIYEELIHTIRRFGPEAFGVWRRGGMRALIAHLNLVFLIPLVLGIGTSVLSVAHLVTWLMASYPLLLNAFFFGLVLASAGVVFRRLGHWQPAHLLPLLLGGVLAWALPMLLPTSQSATMLFFGGAIAISAMLLPGVSGSFLLLTMGLYGTVMGAIKGFEIGTLGLFAAGCLVGLFTFSRVLSWLFRHHHDLTLNLLIGFILGSLPTLWPWQQLTRYRMGDNGDIVPLHHQLLWPNDFSAITGEPAHLLGAMVLMIIGVAVIMLVGERSSSQPSQAGEKGMLSKESGDNE from the coding sequence TTGAAAAGGTCGCTGTCACTGTTCTTCAAGGGCATGGGTATGGGAGCCGCTGATGCGGTGCCGGGTGTTTCCGGGGGGACCATTGCCTTCGTTACCGGAATCTATGAGGAACTGATTCACACCATTCGCCGCTTTGGTCCGGAAGCCTTTGGCGTCTGGCGACGTGGAGGGATGAGAGCACTGATCGCTCATCTCAACCTGGTGTTTCTGATACCGCTGGTCCTGGGGATCGGCACCAGCGTATTGAGCGTGGCACATCTGGTGACCTGGCTGATGGCCAGCTATCCGCTGTTGCTCAATGCTTTCTTTTTCGGCCTGGTGCTGGCGTCTGCCGGCGTGGTGTTCCGCCGCCTCGGTCACTGGCAACCCGCTCATCTGTTGCCACTGTTGCTGGGCGGCGTGCTGGCGTGGGCCCTGCCCATGCTGTTGCCGACCAGCCAGAGCGCCACCATGCTCTTCTTCGGCGGCGCGATTGCCATCAGTGCGATGCTGCTACCAGGGGTATCGGGAAGCTTTCTGCTGCTCACCATGGGGTTGTATGGCACCGTGATGGGCGCCATCAAGGGATTTGAAATCGGTACTCTCGGGCTGTTTGCCGCCGGCTGTCTGGTTGGATTGTTCACTTTTTCGCGTGTGTTATCCTGGCTGTTTCGCCACCACCATGATCTGACCCTCAACCTGCTGATCGGCTTCATCCTCGGCTCGCTACCGACCCTTTGGCCCTGGCAGCAACTGACCCGCTATCGAATGGGAGACAATGGCGATATCGTGCCATTGCATCACCAGCTGCTGTGGCCGAATGATTTCAGTGCCATAACCGGTGAGCCCGCTCATCTGCTGGGGGCCATGGTGCTGATGATTATCGGAGTTGCGGTCATCATGCTGGTGGGTGAGCGCTCATCATCGCAGCCATCGCAGGCCGGTGAAAAAGGAATGCTGTCGAAGGAGTCCGGGGACAATGAGTGA
- a CDS encoding protein-L-isoaspartate(D-aspartate) O-methyltransferase, translating to MNDSAAHRLIDELRASGITDERVLTVMASTPRDRFVGNADRAIAWLNTAMPIGHDQTISQPVIVARMTECVLSIAPRRVLEIGTGSGYQAAILAGLVESVHSVERIRALHERAAGVLTELGYDNVQLRHGDGADGWPEAAPFDAVILTAATREPGEVLTGQIREGGIVIAPLEDANGAQWLTRLVRRGGEWQRQRLAPVRFVPLRQGVSD from the coding sequence ATGAATGACTCTGCAGCACACCGGCTGATCGATGAATTGCGTGCGTCAGGCATTACCGATGAGCGTGTACTGACGGTGATGGCCAGTACGCCACGCGATCGTTTCGTGGGCAACGCTGACCGGGCGATAGCCTGGCTGAATACCGCCATGCCGATCGGTCATGATCAGACCATCTCACAACCGGTCATCGTGGCGCGCATGACCGAATGTGTCCTTTCCATTGCGCCACGCCGAGTGCTGGAGATCGGCACCGGTTCGGGGTATCAGGCGGCGATTCTTGCCGGCCTGGTCGAATCGGTCCATTCGGTCGAGCGTATTCGAGCGCTCCATGAGCGCGCCGCCGGCGTGCTGACCGAGCTCGGCTACGACAATGTACAACTGCGCCATGGGGATGGCGCTGATGGCTGGCCGGAAGCTGCTCCCTTTGATGCCGTCATTCTGACGGCTGCCACTCGTGAACCCGGCGAGGTGCTGACCGGTCAGATACGTGAGGGCGGCATTGTGATCGCCCCGTTGGAGGACGCGAATGGGGCGCAGTGGCTGACCCGACTGGTTCGTCGGGGTGGTGAGTGGCAGCGTCAGCGTCTGGCACCCGTGCGCTTTGTCCCCCTCAGACAAGGAGTTTCCGATTGA
- the surE gene encoding 5'/3'-nucleotidase SurE, with protein sequence MRKLLLSNDDGVHAPGLRALYEALEPQAKVRVIAPDRDRSGASNSLTLTRPLMLTPLESGFYSVDGTPADCVYLGVSRIFDEGVDLVVSGINHGGNLGDDVLYSGTVAAAMEGRSLGLSAIAVSLCGHQYFETAGRVAASLVGAVERLALPPRSLLNVNVPDVPWQELRGFRVTRQGHRGPGREPLPIEDPRGRTRYWIAPAGLSADDGNDTDFAAIEAGYVSITPLHTDLTRHTALDDVQSWLDALTDRG encoded by the coding sequence ATGCGCAAACTGCTGCTGTCCAATGATGATGGCGTTCATGCGCCGGGTCTGCGCGCCCTCTACGAGGCGCTTGAGCCGCAGGCGAAAGTACGAGTGATCGCCCCCGACCGGGATCGCAGTGGTGCCAGCAATTCGCTGACGCTGACCCGACCGCTGATGCTGACGCCTCTGGAAAGCGGTTTCTATAGCGTCGACGGGACGCCGGCGGACTGCGTCTATCTGGGGGTCAGCCGAATTTTCGATGAAGGTGTCGATCTGGTGGTGTCGGGCATCAATCACGGGGGCAACCTCGGGGATGACGTGCTCTATTCCGGCACGGTCGCCGCCGCCATGGAGGGGCGTTCGCTGGGCCTTTCGGCCATAGCCGTCTCGCTGTGTGGCCATCAGTACTTCGAAACGGCGGGTCGGGTAGCGGCTTCACTGGTCGGTGCCGTGGAGCGCCTGGCGCTGCCGCCGCGCAGTCTGCTCAACGTCAATGTGCCCGATGTGCCATGGCAGGAACTGCGTGGTTTCCGGGTGACCCGGCAGGGGCATCGTGGTCCGGGACGAGAGCCATTGCCGATCGAGGACCCTCGTGGACGCACGCGTTACTGGATCGCTCCGGCCGGGCTCAGTGCCGACGATGGTAACGACACCGATTTTGCTGCCATCGAGGCAGGGTACGTCTCGATTACGCCGCTGCATACCGATCTCACCCGGCATACGGCTCTGGACGATGTGCAGTCCTGGCTGGATGCCCTGACCGATCGGGGCTGA
- the truD gene encoding tRNA pseudouridine(13) synthase TruD: MTASALPDWSRLHGAPLGHARFRVTPEDFQVEEIMPFTPEGEGEHLWLWLEKRAMSTPVLVRHVARRLEVAPRDIGISGLKDHGAVTRQWLSVWLPGRETPERLAALLALEDGATRVALLDHARHPRKLKRGVHLANRFRIELREPEASESALDDRWQQLVTQGVPNYFGPQRFGVGGDNISRALRLFERGWRRRDDREGLLLSTARSYLFNAVLAERIDQDCWLTPLAGEVFNLAGSASHFTAESPDAELSERLASGDIHPTGPLWGRGETAACGVAAELEQRVIERHPLLRAGIEQAGAKPARRSLRLMPEAATMVNGHEGVSVSFTLARGGFATAVLRELITHEQL; the protein is encoded by the coding sequence ATGACTGCGTCTGCCTTGCCGGACTGGTCGCGTCTGCATGGTGCGCCGCTTGGCCACGCCCGGTTTCGTGTAACGCCCGAGGATTTTCAGGTCGAGGAGATCATGCCTTTCACCCCGGAGGGTGAGGGGGAGCATCTCTGGCTATGGCTGGAAAAGCGCGCCATGAGTACGCCGGTGCTGGTACGCCATGTGGCGCGACGGCTGGAAGTGGCGCCGCGGGATATCGGTATCAGCGGCCTCAAGGATCACGGGGCAGTAACCCGTCAGTGGCTGTCGGTCTGGCTGCCGGGGCGAGAGACGCCGGAGCGGTTGGCAGCGCTGCTGGCACTGGAAGATGGCGCTACCCGGGTAGCGCTGCTCGATCATGCTCGTCACCCCCGCAAGCTCAAGCGCGGTGTGCACCTTGCCAATCGCTTTCGGATTGAGCTGCGAGAACCCGAGGCGAGTGAATCGGCTCTGGATGACCGCTGGCAACAACTGGTGACGCAGGGGGTGCCCAACTATTTCGGTCCCCAGCGCTTTGGGGTCGGGGGTGATAACATCTCGAGAGCCTTGCGACTGTTCGAGCGTGGCTGGCGACGGCGCGATGATCGTGAGGGTCTGCTGCTATCCACCGCACGCAGTTATCTGTTCAACGCCGTGCTGGCTGAACGCATCGATCAGGACTGTTGGTTGACGCCACTGGCAGGGGAGGTATTCAACCTGGCCGGCAGTGCCAGTCACTTTACTGCCGAGTCACCCGATGCCGAGTTGTCCGAGCGGCTGGCCAGTGGTGATATTCACCCCACCGGCCCGCTCTGGGGGCGCGGAGAGACCGCTGCGTGTGGGGTTGCTGCAGAGCTGGAACAGCGGGTGATCGAGCGTCACCCGCTGTTGCGTGCCGGAATCGAACAGGCAGGCGCGAAACCGGCACGCCGATCGCTGCGATTGATGCCGGAAGCGGCCACAATGGTAAATGGTCATGAAGGGGTGAGCGTATCGTTCACGCTGGCCCGGGGTGGGTTTGCCACGGCCGTGCTGCGTGAACTGATCACCCATGAGCAACTCTGA
- the ispF gene encoding 2-C-methyl-D-erythritol 2,4-cyclodiphosphate synthase → MNEQAMMPSLRIGHGFDVHRFGPGDHLVIGGVSIPFEQGFVAHSDGDVLLHAISDALLGACALGDIGHHFPDNSDEWAGANSRVLLRHVMTLVHEAGYVVGNVDATLIAQAPKMARHIEAMRYCIAEDLGIGVDRVSVKATTSERLGFTGRGEGIAAEAVALLAGQPSR, encoded by the coding sequence ATGAACGAGCAGGCCATGATGCCATCGTTGCGCATCGGACACGGCTTCGATGTCCATCGTTTCGGTCCGGGCGATCATCTTGTCATCGGAGGCGTCAGCATCCCGTTCGAACAGGGGTTCGTCGCGCACAGTGACGGCGATGTTCTGCTGCATGCCATCAGTGATGCCCTGCTGGGGGCCTGCGCGCTGGGAGATATCGGTCACCACTTTCCCGATAACAGTGATGAGTGGGCCGGGGCCAACAGCCGCGTTCTGCTGCGTCATGTGATGACGCTGGTGCATGAAGCCGGCTACGTCGTCGGCAATGTCGATGCCACCCTGATCGCCCAGGCGCCGAAGATGGCGCGCCATATCGAGGCCATGCGCTATTGCATTGCCGAAGACCTGGGTATCGGTGTTGATCGGGTCAGCGTCAAGGCAACGACCAGTGAGCGACTGGGCTTTACCGGACGCGGCGAAGGTATTGCTGCCGAGGCGGTGGCGCTGCTGGCCGGACAGCCATCGCGATGA
- the ispD gene encoding 2-C-methyl-D-erythritol 4-phosphate cytidylyltransferase, producing the protein MRADAAPWLIVPAAGRGTRMGSDRPKQYLPLGERSVMTQTLSRLHSVWPEATLMLCLDPDDEWFEDTMVPFSHWQRVDGGEARWQSVLAALHAMAGQADEEDWVLVHDVARPCVTASDLKHLLAALRRDRVGGLLASPVTDTLKRQDDGQRVATTPSRDGLWRAMTPQGFRFGVLRRALEHARDGGVAVTDEASAIEALGLAPLLVTGRSDNIKITHPEDLRFAAMILESQREPT; encoded by the coding sequence ATGAGAGCAGATGCCGCTCCCTGGCTGATTGTGCCAGCGGCCGGTCGTGGCACCCGGATGGGGTCCGATCGTCCCAAGCAGTACCTGCCTCTGGGCGAGCGAAGCGTCATGACCCAGACGCTCTCAAGACTGCACAGCGTCTGGCCCGAGGCGACCCTTATGCTGTGTCTCGATCCCGATGATGAGTGGTTTGAAGACACGATGGTGCCTTTTAGCCACTGGCAACGGGTTGATGGCGGCGAGGCCCGCTGGCAGTCAGTGCTGGCAGCGTTGCATGCCATGGCCGGTCAGGCCGATGAGGAAGATTGGGTGCTGGTGCACGACGTGGCTCGCCCCTGTGTCACGGCCAGTGATCTGAAGCATCTGCTGGCGGCCCTGCGACGCGATCGGGTAGGGGGCCTGCTGGCCTCGCCGGTGACCGATACGCTTAAACGTCAGGATGATGGACAACGGGTGGCAACGACGCCTTCCCGGGATGGCTTGTGGCGAGCCATGACGCCACAGGGCTTCCGATTCGGTGTGCTTCGCCGGGCACTTGAACACGCTCGTGATGGCGGGGTCGCCGTTACCGACGAAGCGTCCGCGATCGAAGCGCTGGGATTGGCACCGTTACTGGTGACCGGACGCAGCGATAATATCAAGATCACTCATCCCGAGGATCTGCGCTTTGCCGCCATGATCCTCGAGTCACAGCGAGAACCTACATGA